AAGAAAGCAATGAGAAGAGCTGAAAAGGAGCGTCTAAAGGAAGGTGAAGCTGCTGATGAAGAGGTGAAGAAGCTTAAGAAAGAAACGAAGAAAAAGGTTTCTTCCAAGGAAGCCACTGCAAAACCTACCTTGAAAAAGAAAGCTAGCGGCTCTGATGAGGATCATGCATCCCCACCCAAAAGGCATGTGAATGTCAGggaagaggaggaagaagatgatgatgatgttcaatggCAAACTGATACATCAATGGAAGCTGCGCAACAGCGCATACAGGAACAGTTGAGTGCTGTGACAGCTGAAATGGTAATGCTCTCCACAAATGAGACAGAGAAGAAGCCCAAGGCAGCTACTACGCAAGCTCGCCAAAGTTCCAAGGTTGTTTCTGCACCCTCTGAGGATGATCCCAAAACTGAGAATGGTGAGAAAACATCCGAGACTCTTGTTGAGGATGTGAAAATACATCTGAAAAAGGGAGTTACTGCCAGCCAATTTCGATCTTTCTTGGGTTCGCTCTCTGGATCCCCTCAGGACATAGTTACTGCTGTCTACGAGGCACTCTTGGATGGTGTGGAGAAAGCATTCGCCAAGGAGCTTATGAAGAAGAAAGGTTATCTGCTTGCTGCTGTTGGTCAAGAGGATGGGTCACAGCTATGTTTGCTCAGAGCACTGGAAGTATTCTGTGGGAAATCTAACCCAGCAGCTGTGAAGGAAGTAGCACTCGTTTTGAAAGCTTTGTATGATGCTGATGTGTTGGAGGAGGAGTTTATAGTGCAGTGGTATCAAGAGGGTGTTGCTGGGGTTCAGAAGGACTCCAAAATTTGGAAGAATGTCAAACCCTTCATTGACTGGCTTCAAAGTGCCGAGTCCGAGTCCGAGGAGGACTGAGATCACAACTGTCGTTCCTTAATTCAGACTGTTCTCTGGGGGTTTACCTTCTATCATCATCTAGGCATATATGCCTGCTTAGCTTGTGACTATTTGCTAGTTCGGTATTTTCatgttttcctttattttttggttttgcTTGTGTCTGTACTTCCATACTTCTTGCTACTTCTGTCGTGTGTTCTTGTGTCTGTATTCTTTTTGATGTTTTGAGGCGAATAAGAATTTCTTTGGGAAGTCTTAAGCTATTTTATTCTTGTTGTGGGTGAATTATTTAGAGTTTAGATGCATATTATTGTTGTGCAAGTGCTGACGCTCTTGTAATGGCAGCTCATTTTCTTCATCTGATTTGACAAACTGTGGGTGATGAGTATCCCAAAACAAACATAAAGGGAAGAGATTGAAAATAACACCACTACATCGCGATTTCAAATGCCACAATAGGCATCAAAGAAACTTTGTAATTACGATTATTCATTCACAGAATGAATGTTATAGTGTGAAGTATctgaaattaaatataatatttcacGTGCTTTGTTTTAAATGTCAacctaatatattttttatgattatttcaattcaagtattttttttgaatattccCATTACAAATAATTAAGTTCCCCGGTTCGTCTGGATATTTACAACTTTTTAGGGGTTCAATAAGTTTTTCTTTGTGCCCGTAACAATAACTTACCTAGATTTAGTACTACCTTCTTGATTTTATGGAAATTCTAATATgcatgttaaattattgaactTTTAACGTAGTAAAAAACTGAAAGCTAATTTTGGGGATTAGATATATTAATCATTATATTCTTGaaattcattattttccttTCGATGGAGGAAGTAAATtaattgagtgactttttgtatttttatagtaaaatcgtaaaagtttgaaatattgatatttaaatttattgtgaagtttaaatttatttatcctCAAAAAGTATTAGTTGAATTTGTTAGTGTGATCTAAATTCACGTAAATCAAACCTAACAatctatatatacaaaaaaaaaaaaaaacgcaaATCACAATAACGAATGTAAACGATTATTAgatcaagaataaatataacAAAGTATGAATTTTTTACTTTGAGTATGAAATTTGTGTCGTCTTAAACGAGAATTTAGAACCCGTAGAAGCAACATATACCAAAAGCTTTGAATACATAGAACTTTTGTTGTTGTAATGGTACAATACTGAGTATTGCGATGACTACAAAGAATAATAACAAGATTATTTATATCTAAACCTAGAATTCTATTTTCGTGAATTTCACTATGATCATCAGTAGTGTATTTATctctattttataatatttgatgaaaatctCACACGATGATGTGATCTCGACAACTTCTCTATACTTGGAATCGATTTCCATAACTAAAGGAGATTAACACTCTAACATCGATCTCAGATGTTTTCGTTCCGATATCAGATATGGCGAAAGACCctaaaacaatataaaacaaaaacgTTTTATTGTCATAAATTATAAAGGTAAAATAGTGACTGTGGAAtgtgtttaaaaaataataaaggatCTTTTAATATCTAAAccctaaaattttattttacgtaATTTTCACTTGTATGATTTTTCGATTGTACATTTATTTCCATCTTATATTGGTTAGCGAGAATTTCAAAATCTAGTTCAAAACAACTTTTAATACTCGATGTCATTTCTTTCTTGAGCTAGATAGATTCCATATGATATTCGTCTGACTTATTATATGTGTCACGTGTCTATCATCTGTTAaacaacatttattttatttttacgtaAATTTCACTTGTACGATTTCTTAATTGTACATTTATTTTCATCTTATAATAATTAGCGAGAATCTCAAAATCTAATCCAAAACAACTTTTTATACTCGATGTCATTTCTTTCTTGTGCTAGATAGATTCTATACCCATAACATTCGTCTGACCTATTGTATATGTCACATGTCTATCGATCCGttaaacaatattaattttaaatttttaggaGGAGAAAAAACGTGAAACTGTAAAGCAGATTTTCATATTGCAACGTGGCTAAATCATATTTCATTACACATACATCATAACGGCCTCGATGAAAACACGTGGATTGATCGTAGAGGTTCGATgaaaattagaaacaaaaatcaagaaataaaattttgaaatttcttaaaaattttggAGAAGTATCTGGATTGGTTTTACTCTTCTCTTCAATTCCTTCAAACCCTATATATTAAGGAATCTGTACGCCGCCTCATCTATTCACCTTTctatatattgtattattaaCCCTAAATCTTCCTCTACCAGTTCCTCCAATTTCTTCAATCAATCGGTAAGATTTCTATTTTCTGCTATTCGTTCTATACTTTTGATCATTCTCAACTGTTGATTCAATGTCGCTTTCGTGTTTTTGATTGATGATTTATCAATGTGGTTATACTTGTCTAGTTTTCTTCTCTCCGTGTATATCGATGGTTATCTTCTCTGTTTCTCTGATTTATATGAGCTGGTTATGAGTAATTGAGTATCGATAAATTgatcatatattaatatttgatgattgATGCtttaatttgtgaaattttagATGTTTCAATCCTTTACCCTAGTTTATTAAGCTTAGGTTGTATTAACTATGGCCTAGGCCATTAGTGAGTAGCATATCTCGAATGGTTTTTTTTCTAGCAAGTGTTACTTCACATTGCAATTTCAACGTGATATATGAAAGGCTTGTCGTTTGAGTTCTATAATTTTCCAGCTATATATCTCTTAAAGCGAGTGTTACTGTAGTTTACGATTCAGAAACTCATTGACGAAGTAATGTTATGCTTTACCGAGTAAATATGCCAAAGTAATGAGAACAATACCTATAGCATTCTATTTATTCATATACATTGTTTTTCCAGGAGGTATATGTCTTTCCTTAAATTTTCAGCTACTTGTTTCGGCTATACAACTGGAAGTTGAAACAATTAGGTTAAGGATCTCCTTTGTATCTAAGGTGGAAGCGAAATCTGCAACCTGATATTATTTATCAGTTTTTCCTTTCTCCTATTTTTACATTGCTTATATTTAGTAATAGGTTTTTAAAAAGTCATGTACAACTTACTCATTTTTTATTGAGAAGGTAACAGGAGCTTACTTTGTGTCTTTTGATGTGGCTTTTCTTTCTGAAGGTTGCGGGCGGGGTTTCAAGTTGTAGTTTCTCAAGTTGAAACTTCTTTTATGTCCGAACAAGCCACCATTTATTTGGGATCCGTTGGATTGCTTGGAGAATATTGTCCAACGTCAAGAAGAAAGTGTTCTGATAGGGTTGATGACTGTATGCATCTTGACTTATTCCAGCAAGGACACTTAGACCTTAGTGGTTGCACCCAGATACAACCTTTTCTCAACAAATTTTGGGCCAAAGGATCATCTGGAAATCCCTAACAGCTTATATCAAAAATGGCTTTGCAGAATATTGGAGCTGGCAACAGTGATGATGCCTTCTACAGGTATAAGATGCCGAGGATGATTACCAAGATAGAGGGGCGTGGGAATGGCATCAAGACAAACATCGTCAACATGGTTGACGTTGCAAAAGCTCTAGCGCGGCCAGCATCTTACACCACAAAACATTTTGGGTGCGAGCTTGGAGCTCAGTCGAAGTTTGATGAAAAAACTGGGACTTCCCTTGTCAATGGAGCTCATGATACTGCCAAGCTTGCTGGTCTTCTTGAGATTTTCATCAAGAAATATGTTCAGTGCTATGGGTGTGGAAACCCTGAAACTGAGATCCTCATCACTAAAACTCAGATGATCCAACTGAAGTGTGCTGCATGTGGTTTTATTTCTGATGTGGACATGAGAGACAAGCTGACAACCTTTATTCTTAAAAACCCACCTGAGTCTAAGAAGGGTGCCAAAGACAAGAAAGCAATGAGAAGAGCTGAAAAGGAGCGTCTAAAGGAAGGTGAAGCTGCTGATGAAGAGCTGAAGAAGCTTAAGAAAGAGACGAAGAAAAAGGTTTCTACCAAGGAAGCCACTGCAAAGCCTACTTTGAAAAAGAAAGCCAGTGGCTCTGATGAGGATCATGCATCCCCACCCAAAAAGCATGTGAATGTCAAggaagaggaggaagaagacgatgatgatgttcaatggCAAACTGATACATCAATGGAAGCTGCGCAACAGCGCATACAGGAACAGTTGAGTGCTGTGACAGCTGAAATGGTTATGCTCTCCACAAATGAGACAGAGAAGAAGCCCACGGCAGCTACTACTAAAGCGCATCAAAGTACCAAGGTCGTATCTGCACCATCCGACAATGATCCCAAAGCTGAGAATGTAGAGAGAACATTTGAGACGCTTGTCGAGGAGGTGAAAGTAGAGCTAAAGAAGGGAGCTACGGCCAGCCAATTTCGATCTTTCTTGGGTTCACTTTCTGGATCTCCTCAGGACGTGGTTACTGCTGTCTATGAGGCACTCTTGGATGGTGTGGAGAAAGCATTCGCCAAGGAGCTTATTAAGAAGAAAGGTTATCTTCTTGCTGCTGTTGGTCAAGAGGATGGGTCACAGCTGTTTTTGCTCAGAGCACTGGAAGAATTCTGTGGGAAATCTAACCCGGCAGCTGTGAAAGAAGTAGCACTCGTTTTGAAAGCTTTGTATGATGCGGATGTATTGGAGGAGGAGTTTATAGTGCAGTGGTATCAAGCGGGTGTTGTTGGGGTTAAAAAGGACTCGAAAATTTGGAAGAATGTTAAACC
This window of the Solanum pennellii chromosome 2, SPENNV200 genome carries:
- the LOC107011074 gene encoding eukaryotic translation initiation factor 5-like isoform X1, which produces MALQNIGAGNSDDAFYRYKMPRMITKIEGRGNGIKTNIVNMVDVAKALARPASYTTKHFGCELGAQSKFDEKTGTSLVNGAHDTAKLAGLLEIFIKKYVQCYGCGNPETEILITKTQMIQLKCAACGFISDVDMRDKLTTFILKNPPESKKGAKDKKAMRRAEKERLKEGEAADEELKKLKKETKKKVSTKEATAKPTLKKKASGSDEDHASPPKKHVNVKEEEEEDDDDVQWQTDTSMEAAQQRIQEQLSAVTAEMVMLSTNETEKKPTAATTKAHQSTKVVSAPSDNDPKAENVERTFETLVEEVKVELKKGATASQFRSFLGSLSGSPQDVVTAVYEALLDGVEKAFAKELIKKKGYLLAAVGQEDGSQLFLLRALEEFCGKSNPAAVKEVALVLKALYDADVLEEEFIVQWYQAGVVGVKKDSKIWKNVKPFIDWLQSAESESGED
- the LOC107011074 gene encoding eukaryotic translation initiation factor 5-like isoform X2; amino-acid sequence: MALQNIGAGNSDDAFYRYKMPRMITKIEGRGNGIKTNIVNMVDVAKALARPASYTTKHFGCELGAQSKFDEKTGTSLVNGAHDTAKLAGLLEIFIKKYVQCYGCGNPETEILITKTQMIQLKCAACGFISDVDMRDKLTTFILKNPPESKKGAKDKKAMRRAEKERLKEGEAADEELKKLKKETKKKVSTKEATAKPTLKKKASGSDEDHASPPKKHVNVKEEEEEDDDDVQWQTDTSMEAAQQRIQEQLSAVTAEMVMLSTNETEKKPTAATTKAHQSTKVVSAPSDNDPKAENVERTFETLVEEVKVELKKGATASQFRSFLGSLSGSPQDVVTAVYEALLDGVEKAFAKELIKKKGYLLAAVGQEDGSQLFLLRALEEFCGKSNPAAVKEVALVLKALYDADVLEEEFIVQWYQAGVVGVKKDSKIWKNVKPFIDWLQSAESESGED